The Chitinophagales bacterium genome has a window encoding:
- a CDS encoding ABC transporter permease — MNNPGQIVLTSITQAIHELRANKLRTFLSLLGITIGIFCIIAVFTVLDSMKNNIRTEISSLGSDVLYIGRWPWMDEGGEYKWWEFLRRPSMGPTELKAVERDVKTIEFATLSYRDGGLSLKHNDLEITGITGYAVTNFFDKIQNIEIDDGRYLSLSEIDGGANSVVIGSAVYDALFPGGSSAIGKKISFRGRSFNVVGVMRKVGQNMAGFNFDNGIIYSYYAAAGMVDVKSLNNDPTLIIKTGNAISLEDTKLEVEGALRRVRKVRPGEKNNFAINQLSQITERLEMMFGKIDLIAIVIGGFSILVGAFGIANIMFVTVKERTKMIGLKKAIGAKSGSILLEFLVEAVTLSIFGGLLGIVFVMLLAVILSSFADFAVRLSLQNFIIGISISAVVGILAGFIPARTASRLNPVVAIRSH; from the coding sequence ATGAACAACCCCGGTCAGATAGTATTAACCAGCATAACACAGGCAATTCATGAATTGCGTGCTAACAAGTTACGTACCTTTCTGTCTTTGCTGGGCATCACGATTGGTATTTTCTGCATTATTGCCGTGTTTACGGTGCTTGATAGTATGAAAAACAATATCCGAACAGAGATATCCAGCCTCGGGAGCGATGTACTATACATTGGCCGCTGGCCATGGATGGACGAGGGTGGGGAATACAAATGGTGGGAGTTCCTGCGCAGGCCAAGCATGGGGCCCACGGAACTTAAAGCTGTAGAACGTGATGTTAAAACGATCGAGTTTGCTACACTTTCTTACAGGGATGGTGGATTGAGCCTGAAACATAATGACCTTGAAATAACAGGCATTACCGGTTATGCTGTAACCAATTTTTTTGATAAGATACAGAATATAGAAATTGATGACGGCAGGTACCTTAGCCTTTCTGAAATAGATGGCGGTGCAAATTCAGTTGTAATAGGCAGTGCAGTATATGATGCATTATTCCCGGGCGGCAGTTCTGCAATAGGCAAAAAGATATCCTTCAGGGGCAGAAGCTTCAATGTAGTGGGGGTAATGCGTAAAGTAGGTCAGAATATGGCCGGATTCAATTTTGACAATGGTATCATTTATTCCTACTATGCTGCTGCAGGTATGGTAGATGTAAAGTCATTGAACAATGACCCGACACTTATTATCAAAACCGGCAATGCGATCAGCCTTGAAGATACGAAGCTGGAAGTGGAAGGGGCCTTGCGCAGAGTTAGAAAAGTAAGGCCGGGGGAGAAGAACAACTTTGCTATTAACCAACTGAGCCAGATCACAGAACGCTTGGAAATGATGTTTGGGAAAATTGACCTGATAGCCATTGTAATCGGTGGATTTTCAATACTAGTCGGTGCGTTTGGCATTGCCAATATCATGTTTGTAACCGTAAAAGAACGTACCAAAATGATTGGACTGAAAAAAGCAATTGGTGCAAAGTCAGGCAGTATATTATTAGAGTTCCTGGTTGAAGCTGTTACTTTAAGCATATTTGGTGGATTGTTAGGAATCGTCTTTGTAATGTTATTGGCAGTTATCTTGTCATCCTTTGCAGATTTCGCAGTCAGGTTATCTTTACAAAACTTTATTATTGGTATCAGCATATCGGCTGTTGTTGGAATACTGGCAGGGTTTATTCCGGCCCGTACTGCATCAAGATTAAACCCGGTAGTGGCTATTCGCTCTCATTAA
- a CDS encoding phosphoribosyltransferase produces the protein MGKQRTIILDKERINWKLQRMAYQVWENYSNEKSVTLIGIEGSGTIVAKSLARRLKEISPLQVETIIVKLNKRKPVSDEISISEDLTGKAVVLIDDVANSGKTLLYALAPILRYEPKKVMIAVLVDRRHKSFPITPDIVGHSVSTTLQEHIDVETEGEHITAAYLQ, from the coding sequence ATGGGCAAACAACGCACAATAATTCTGGATAAAGAACGCATCAATTGGAAGCTGCAACGTATGGCTTACCAGGTTTGGGAAAACTACAGTAATGAAAAGTCTGTTACCCTGATAGGTATTGAAGGAAGCGGAACTATTGTTGCCAAAAGCCTTGCCCGCAGGCTGAAAGAAATAAGCCCTTTACAGGTAGAAACGATAATCGTTAAACTGAACAAACGCAAACCTGTATCTGATGAAATAAGTATTAGTGAAGATCTGACAGGCAAAGCGGTTGTGTTGATAGATGATGTAGCCAATTCTGGCAAAACTTTATTGTATGCGCTGGCGCCCATATTGCGTTATGAACCTAAAAAGGTGATGATAGCAGTGTTGGTAGACCGCAGGCATAAATCCTTCCCCATAACTCCTGATATTGTAGGACATAGCGTGTCAACAACCCTGCAGGAACATATTGATGTAGAAACCGAAGGTGAGCACATAACAGCTGCTTATCTTCAATAA